The Thermoplasma acidophilum DSM 1728 genome includes a window with the following:
- a CDS encoding nicotinamide-nucleotide adenylyltransferase, producing MESRKEKRAFLIGRFQPFHKGHLEIVKRILSENDSIIIGIGSAQYSHTVVNPFTAGERHLMISRTLEKERIYNYYLVPIEDVNANSLWVSHVEALTPKFDIVYTNNPLVRRLFMERKYEVRSLPMVNRKEWTGTKIREKMIAGEPWENDVPDPVVEVIHEIDGISRIRQLSTTDEDITQ from the coding sequence ATGGAGAGCAGAAAGGAGAAGAGGGCATTTCTCATCGGAAGATTCCAGCCCTTCCACAAGGGGCATCTTGAGATAGTTAAGAGGATACTGAGCGAGAACGATTCCATAATAATAGGCATAGGATCGGCACAGTATTCCCACACCGTGGTCAATCCATTTACGGCAGGGGAACGCCACCTCATGATATCGAGGACGCTCGAAAAGGAGCGCATATACAACTATTACCTCGTACCCATAGAGGATGTGAACGCGAACTCGCTGTGGGTGTCGCACGTTGAGGCGCTCACGCCTAAGTTCGATATAGTCTACACCAACAACCCGCTTGTGCGAAGGCTCTTCATGGAGAGGAAATATGAAGTGCGATCGCTGCCGATGGTGAACAGGAAGGAATGGACCGGGACAAAGATAAGGGAGAAGATGATCGCAGGCGAACCATGGGAGAATGATGTGCCTGATCCCGTAGTAGAGGTCATACATGAAATAGACGGAATCTCTAGGATAAGGCAGCTCTCAACAACCGACGAGGATATAACTCAGTGA
- a CDS encoding MFS transporter: protein MESNAYAKPVKVPGRSIITSLSAMGYFLDGYDLSVISVFTLVLVTYHIFRYTAFTESFVTGSALLGAFVGAVLFGHYADRIGRRYLYIFDLIFFAVFAVLTALATNIYEMIAFRFFVGLGVGADYSLSPVYTTEMYPNAKRGGGYGWVWTFWSLGAAAAFIIGYGFYLIDPLTGWRWTLGLGAIPAIVVVVMRMRMPESIRWKAADKNVSEQEIRDVADSIGIKKEEMDSIMAERNRESRIRSGSLSSLFKGEYGKRTLIVWIQWILYDIAGYGIGLYSPLILKELGVSGSYTLLYSFMFYMPIGFMGAFGAVMLNDRVGRRPLQILGFGSMALAILLFFFAASGKGQVFLAIGILAFIIDYALGNLGPGNTMGLYAIELLPTKLRSSSMGSATGITRIVSFLSAFLFPYLSKPTVLGKEGFFFVLFVVMILALIFTIFFTPETKGLSLEEITVAKYRHEGWKPVLALDDTSKK, encoded by the coding sequence ATGGAATCAAACGCATACGCTAAACCGGTTAAGGTGCCCGGTAGGTCGATCATAACATCGCTGTCCGCGATGGGGTATTTCCTGGATGGCTACGATCTGAGCGTGATCTCTGTGTTCACGCTGGTCCTGGTCACGTACCACATATTCAGGTACACGGCCTTCACGGAGTCGTTCGTCACAGGATCGGCCCTGCTCGGCGCCTTCGTTGGAGCAGTGCTCTTTGGCCACTACGCCGACAGGATCGGCAGAAGATACCTGTACATATTCGATCTCATTTTCTTCGCGGTTTTTGCGGTGCTCACCGCACTCGCGACGAACATATATGAGATGATAGCCTTCAGGTTCTTCGTCGGCCTTGGAGTCGGCGCGGACTATTCGCTGAGCCCTGTGTACACCACCGAGATGTATCCCAATGCGAAGAGGGGAGGCGGCTACGGATGGGTCTGGACCTTCTGGAGCCTGGGTGCTGCAGCTGCATTCATCATAGGCTACGGCTTCTATCTCATCGATCCGCTGACGGGCTGGCGCTGGACGCTCGGTCTTGGAGCCATACCGGCCATAGTCGTGGTCGTCATGAGGATGAGGATGCCGGAATCCATAAGGTGGAAGGCCGCCGACAAGAATGTATCGGAGCAGGAGATCAGGGATGTCGCTGACAGCATCGGCATCAAAAAGGAGGAAATGGACAGCATAATGGCGGAGAGAAACAGGGAATCGAGGATAAGATCAGGATCGCTCTCCTCCCTCTTTAAAGGAGAGTACGGCAAGAGAACGCTCATAGTCTGGATACAGTGGATCCTGTACGATATAGCAGGATACGGTATCGGCCTCTATTCCCCGCTTATCCTCAAGGAACTCGGCGTCAGCGGATCGTACACCCTGCTCTACTCCTTCATGTTCTACATGCCCATAGGCTTCATGGGCGCCTTCGGTGCAGTAATGCTCAACGACCGCGTGGGAAGAAGGCCGCTTCAGATACTCGGCTTCGGATCGATGGCCCTGGCTATACTTCTCTTCTTCTTCGCAGCAAGCGGAAAGGGACAGGTCTTCCTGGCCATAGGAATACTTGCATTCATCATCGATTACGCACTTGGCAACCTTGGGCCAGGAAATACAATGGGGCTGTACGCCATAGAACTGCTGCCCACGAAGTTGAGGAGCTCTTCCATGGGAAGCGCCACCGGCATAACAAGGATAGTCTCGTTCCTCTCCGCCTTCCTGTTCCCATATCTGTCGAAGCCGACAGTGCTCGGAAAGGAGGGTTTCTTCTTCGTCCTCTTCGTTGTGATGATCCTCGCGCTGATCTTCACAATATTCTTCACACCTGAGACGAAGGGATTGAGCCTTGAGGAGATAACGGTGGCAAAATACAGGCACGAGGGCTGGAAACCAGTCCTCGCCCTGGACGATACGAGTAAAAAATAA